Proteins encoded within one genomic window of Acidimicrobiales bacterium:
- a CDS encoding SurA N-terminal domain-containing protein — protein sequence MTRIRTALALFAVLSLFLVACGNDTSDQADTAPDGQAEDSAAGDDSGDAPEGEEGEGEEPPDGVAATVDDTEITVTTVEDLYDEVAESPAFAPQLEGENGELMSSVLRSQILGQLIVQEIILEAAAEDYDVEVTDETLDATFDEYAEEMGGEEQLVSDLDASGISRNVFEVLELPLLTALTQLEEEFGIEEGASGGGAAEGQPTEAQQELSSWAVDHFAAADVTVSSEYGTWNPQSGQVQPEGMPQAPPPGAVPAPEDAPAPEDVPAPEPAG from the coding sequence ATGACCCGCATTCGGACCGCACTCGCGCTCTTCGCCGTGCTCTCCCTCTTCCTCGTGGCCTGCGGCAACGACACCAGCGACCAGGCCGACACGGCCCCCGACGGCCAGGCGGAAGACTCGGCCGCCGGCGACGATTCTGGCGACGCGCCGGAAGGTGAGGAGGGTGAAGGTGAGGAACCGCCCGACGGTGTGGCGGCGACGGTTGACGACACCGAGATCACCGTCACCACCGTCGAGGACCTCTATGACGAGGTGGCGGAGTCACCTGCGTTCGCTCCCCAGCTCGAAGGCGAGAACGGTGAGCTCATGTCGTCGGTGCTTCGGTCACAGATCCTCGGCCAGCTGATCGTGCAGGAGATCATCCTCGAGGCTGCGGCCGAGGACTACGACGTCGAGGTCACCGACGAAACGCTCGACGCCACCTTCGACGAGTACGCCGAGGAGATGGGAGGCGAGGAGCAGCTCGTCTCGGATCTGGACGCGTCGGGCATCTCCCGCAACGTGTTCGAGGTGCTCGAGCTGCCGCTGCTCACCGCCCTCACCCAGCTCGAAGAGGAGTTCGGCATCGAGGAGGGCGCCTCGGGTGGAGGGGCGGCCGAGGGTCAACCGACCGAGGCCCAACAGGAGCTCTCGTCCTGGGCGGTCGATCACTTCGCCGCCGCCGACGTGACGGTGTCGAGCGAGTACGGGACCTGGAACCCGCAGTCGGGCCAGGTCCAGCCCGAAGGCATGCCACAGGCACCACCACCAGGGGCGGTGCCTGCCCCCGAGGATGCACCGGCACCCGAGGACGTTCCCGCTCCCGAGCCCGCGGGCTGA
- a CDS encoding carboxymuconolactone decarboxylase family protein, whose translation MPRTPVHTPDTAPEESKERLGQLTENVGKTLNIFAEMAHAPVVLETYVTMEQLLASTSSLDEPTRQAIHLTVAQVNDCSYCQAAYTGAAQKAGHSKEATLDIRRGEVPDAPALTALLTLTRQVAANKGHVDDATWAAAIDAGWSDRQILEAYAEVVRTIFTNYFNHLVGTELDLPEVPELT comes from the coding sequence ATGCCGAGAACACCGGTCCACACCCCCGACACCGCGCCCGAAGAGTCCAAGGAGCGGCTCGGGCAACTCACCGAGAACGTCGGCAAGACGCTCAACATCTTCGCCGAGATGGCCCACGCGCCGGTGGTGCTCGAGACCTACGTCACGATGGAGCAACTCCTGGCGTCCACCTCGTCGCTGGACGAGCCCACCCGACAAGCCATCCATCTCACGGTCGCCCAGGTGAACGACTGCTCGTACTGCCAAGCCGCATACACCGGTGCCGCCCAGAAGGCCGGACACAGCAAGGAGGCAACCCTCGACATCCGCCGGGGGGAGGTTCCCGATGCCCCGGCGCTCACCGCGCTGCTCACGCTCACCCGCCAGGTCGCCGCCAACAAGGGCCACGTCGACGACGCCACATGGGCGGCTGCCATCGATGCGGGTTGGTCGGACCGCCAGATCCTCGAGGCCTACGCCGAGGTGGTGCGGACCATCTTCACCAACTACTTCAACCATCTCGTCGGTACCGAGCTCGACCTTCCGGAGGTACCAGAGCTGACCTGA
- a CDS encoding HD domain-containing phosphohydrolase, whose protein sequence is MISSTWFWTATGSGAACAVLAAVVIVSGWRRRLPEVVFLGTGLFVVSVFATAHGLSGTTLADAGPSRWAAVVALPLGIAATLPLLAPRRGWAGWWALHWRPWVLGWVLGALVAGFATASTDRAPPAALVATMIVVGVAGALTLARRQVWLHQVSGRGSALVVAGAVATIAATSTAAALVQPAGAAAWVVLGIESLGVFAAGFAVLVGYRTETAVTDVLGPVLAFEPLAALEVGMAPELHAFVAALERIDPITRDHVVRTSTLAMRVASRAGLPARVVRDVGIGALLHDIGKLVMPSEILHKPGSLTDDEFATIRTHPEQGERLLSSAPSLGGAGPYVRGHHERVDGRGYPDGLRGDEVSFEVSLVSVVDAWDAMTNTRQYRTGMPFERAEAILSEGAGTQWRHDAVAHLLAEVRANGPADLTHLGGIGTRTDLGPSPAGIGDLCAEALPRPSPPMVAPSSTRE, encoded by the coding sequence ATGATCTCCTCCACCTGGTTCTGGACCGCGACCGGCAGCGGCGCGGCCTGTGCAGTGCTGGCCGCGGTCGTCATCGTGTCGGGCTGGAGACGCCGCCTGCCCGAGGTCGTGTTCCTCGGAACCGGGCTCTTCGTGGTCTCGGTCTTCGCGACCGCCCACGGGTTGAGCGGCACCACCCTCGCGGATGCTGGACCGTCGCGCTGGGCAGCGGTCGTTGCGCTTCCGCTCGGCATCGCGGCGACGCTCCCTCTGCTGGCTCCCCGCCGCGGGTGGGCAGGGTGGTGGGCCCTCCACTGGCGCCCCTGGGTGCTCGGGTGGGTGCTGGGCGCCCTGGTGGCCGGGTTCGCCACGGCGTCGACCGACCGTGCTCCACCGGCGGCGCTGGTCGCCACGATGATCGTGGTCGGGGTCGCCGGTGCGCTGACACTGGCGCGCCGCCAGGTCTGGCTGCATCAGGTCAGCGGCCGGGGGTCGGCGCTCGTCGTGGCCGGCGCCGTGGCGACCATCGCCGCCACCTCCACCGCCGCAGCGCTCGTCCAACCCGCTGGGGCTGCGGCATGGGTGGTCCTCGGTATCGAGAGCCTGGGCGTCTTCGCCGCCGGTTTCGCGGTCCTCGTCGGATATCGGACCGAGACCGCCGTGACCGACGTGTTGGGGCCGGTGCTGGCCTTCGAGCCGCTCGCCGCCCTCGAAGTGGGCATGGCGCCTGAGCTTCACGCCTTCGTCGCCGCGCTCGAGCGGATCGACCCCATCACCCGCGACCACGTCGTGCGCACCTCCACCCTCGCCATGCGGGTCGCTTCCCGCGCCGGCCTGCCGGCTCGGGTCGTGCGCGACGTCGGCATCGGGGCGCTGCTCCACGACATCGGCAAGCTGGTGATGCCGAGCGAGATCCTGCACAAGCCGGGATCCCTCACCGATGACGAGTTCGCCACCATCCGCACCCATCCCGAACAGGGCGAGCGGCTCTTGAGCTCTGCCCCGAGCCTCGGCGGGGCGGGTCCGTATGTGCGTGGCCACCACGAGCGGGTCGACGGACGCGGGTACCCCGACGGACTCCGAGGCGACGAGGTGTCCTTCGAGGTCAGCCTGGTGAGCGTCGTCGACGCCTGGGACGCCATGACCAACACGCGCCAGTACCGGACGGGCATGCCGTTCGAGCGGGCGGAGGCGATCCTGAGCGAGGGAGCGGGCACCCAGTGGCGACACGACGCCGTCGCCCACCTGCTGGCCGAGGTTCGAGCCAACGGGCCCGCCGATCTCACCCATCTCGGCGGCATCGGCACCCGCACCGACCTCGGCCCGTCACCAGCGGGGATCGGCGACCTCTGCGCGGAGGCGCTCCCGCGACCGTCGCCGCCGATGGTCGCCCCCTCCTCCACGAGGGAATGA
- a CDS encoding DegV family protein, translating into MIAIVTDSASMLPPVWADELDVAVVPMTIVLDGAPLRERIELDSSTFYRQLAVGATVSTSAPSPGEILAVYRAAVGRGASHIVSIHTGADYSAVLSAARVAAGQIEVPVHLVDSRTVSFPVALCVTAAARARGAGCDHHEVIAGAEQTVDTVDSAFVVGAPDLLRRSGRLPDDLAAPTPTTILALGPGGLTELATVDSVTQALDAMADHVGNVAAHQPVRIGVGDADRPDLGDHLADLIRGRSGVVDLVRYEVGPSVGAHSGAGTVGAVWAPVQGSQG; encoded by the coding sequence ATGATCGCCATCGTGACCGACTCGGCCTCCATGCTGCCCCCGGTGTGGGCGGACGAGCTCGACGTCGCGGTCGTGCCGATGACGATCGTGCTCGACGGTGCACCGCTGCGCGAGAGGATCGAGCTCGATTCCTCCACCTTCTACCGACAGCTCGCCGTTGGGGCGACGGTCTCCACCTCGGCACCGTCACCGGGTGAGATCCTGGCGGTGTACCGGGCGGCAGTGGGTCGCGGAGCGTCCCACATCGTGTCGATCCACACCGGTGCGGACTACTCGGCGGTCCTCTCCGCAGCACGGGTGGCGGCCGGCCAGATCGAGGTGCCGGTCCATCTGGTCGACTCCCGCACCGTGTCCTTCCCCGTTGCACTGTGCGTGACCGCTGCTGCTCGTGCACGCGGTGCCGGGTGCGACCACCACGAGGTCATCGCCGGCGCCGAGCAGACCGTGGACACCGTCGACAGCGCGTTCGTCGTGGGAGCACCCGACCTGCTCCGACGCAGCGGTCGTCTCCCCGACGACCTGGCGGCACCGACCCCGACCACGATCCTGGCGCTCGGCCCGGGTGGTCTCACCGAGCTGGCGACCGTCGACAGCGTGACCCAGGCGCTCGATGCCATGGCCGACCACGTCGGGAACGTGGCGGCTCACCAGCCCGTCCGCATCGGTGTCGGCGACGCCGATCGCCCCGACCTCGGTGACCATCTCGCCGACCTGATCCGCGGTCGTTCCGGCGTCGTCGACCTGGTCCGCTACGAGGTCGGTCCTTCGGTGGGTGCCCATTCGGGTGCCGGCACCGTGGGCGCGGTCTGGGCGCCTGTACAGGGGAGCCAGGGATGA
- a CDS encoding glycerol-3-phosphate acyltransferase — protein sequence MNNVYSLRHLGSSAVVGYLLGSFPSAVIATRLAGTGRDLHREGSGNPGAANAMTVLGPGWGAGVLAVDMAKGAAAGWLGRALAGDGGAYLAGTASIAGHIVPVWNRGRGGKGVATSAGACLAVFPAYFPVDTVVAALATTATRGAERSIQISCAAWTVAAVAWWRRRLPNAWGPAPTAALPIFAATSSLMILAKFRATRMRS from the coding sequence ATGAACAACGTCTACTCGCTGCGGCACCTGGGATCGTCCGCGGTCGTCGGATACCTCCTCGGCTCGTTCCCCTCGGCGGTCATCGCCACCAGGCTGGCGGGCACCGGCCGCGATCTGCATCGCGAGGGCAGCGGGAACCCCGGTGCGGCGAACGCCATGACGGTTCTGGGTCCTGGCTGGGGTGCCGGTGTGCTCGCGGTCGACATGGCCAAGGGCGCGGCCGCGGGGTGGCTGGGTCGCGCGCTGGCGGGCGACGGCGGCGCCTACCTTGCCGGCACGGCATCGATCGCCGGCCACATCGTGCCGGTGTGGAACCGGGGTCGGGGCGGAAAGGGCGTCGCCACCTCGGCGGGAGCGTGCCTCGCCGTGTTCCCCGCATACTTCCCGGTCGACACGGTCGTCGCCGCGCTCGCCACGACCGCCACGCGAGGAGCCGAGCGGTCCATCCAGATCTCGTGCGCGGCATGGACCGTCGCCGCGGTCGCCTGGTGGCGTCGCCGCCTTCCCAACGCCTGGGGTCCTGCACCCACCGCTGCGCTCCCGATCTTCGCCGCCACCTCCTCGCTCATGATCCTGGCCAAGTTCCGGGCCACCAGGATGCGGTCATGA
- a CDS encoding bifunctional alpha/beta hydrolase/OsmC family protein — protein MRPDVTKLTFPGTQGTELAARLDLPPHPPRAIALFAHCFTCGKDIAAATRISAGLVAEGFGVLRFDFTGLGSSQGEFANSNFSSNVGDLVAAADMLRDRYQAPTLLVGHSLGGAAVLAAAQQIPEVAAVVTIAAPSDPAHVSGVFADADLRSINEHGEAEVTLAGRAFRVQRQFLEDISNQHLGEAIGRLDAALLVLHSPIDELVSVDHARRIYEMARHPKSFVSIDGANHLLTDRRDATYVARTIATWASRYLPDDAAPTSPPEGHVVVEETELGSFAQRVNAGHHTFLADEPIGVGDDTGPTPYDLLLAGLGACTSMTLRMYAQRKSIPLDHVRVTLTHERRHADDCADPARPTCSVSVIERRIELVGDLTADQRSKLAEIADKCPVHRTLEGEVRVVTDLVSASDP, from the coding sequence ATGAGACCCGACGTCACCAAACTCACCTTCCCGGGAACGCAGGGCACCGAGCTCGCGGCGCGACTCGATCTCCCACCCCACCCACCGCGGGCCATCGCCCTGTTCGCCCACTGCTTCACCTGCGGAAAGGACATCGCCGCCGCGACCCGCATCAGTGCCGGACTGGTCGCCGAGGGGTTCGGGGTGCTGCGCTTCGACTTCACCGGGCTCGGCTCGAGCCAGGGCGAGTTCGCCAACAGCAACTTCAGCTCCAACGTCGGTGACCTCGTCGCGGCAGCCGACATGTTGCGCGATCGCTACCAGGCACCGACCCTGCTCGTGGGGCACAGCCTCGGCGGCGCAGCGGTGCTGGCCGCGGCCCAACAGATCCCCGAGGTGGCGGCGGTGGTCACCATCGCCGCACCGTCGGATCCTGCGCACGTGTCGGGGGTGTTCGCCGATGCCGACCTGCGTTCCATCAACGAGCACGGCGAAGCCGAGGTCACGCTGGCCGGCCGGGCGTTCCGGGTCCAGCGCCAGTTCCTGGAGGACATCTCCAACCAGCACCTCGGCGAGGCCATCGGACGGCTGGATGCCGCCCTGCTGGTCCTGCACTCGCCGATCGACGAGCTCGTATCGGTCGACCACGCTCGGCGCATCTACGAGATGGCCCGGCACCCGAAGAGCTTCGTGTCCATCGACGGGGCGAACCATCTGCTCACCGATCGGCGCGACGCGACCTATGTGGCTCGCACGATCGCGACGTGGGCGTCGCGATACCTCCCCGACGACGCCGCACCGACGTCGCCGCCCGAGGGCCATGTCGTGGTCGAGGAGACCGAGCTCGGCTCCTTCGCGCAACGGGTCAACGCCGGTCACCACACCTTCCTCGCGGACGAGCCGATCGGCGTGGGAGACGACACGGGGCCGACGCCCTATGACCTGTTGCTCGCCGGGCTCGGCGCCTGCACGTCCATGACGCTGCGGATGTACGCGCAGCGCAAGTCGATCCCGCTGGATCACGTGCGGGTCACCCTGACCCACGAGCGCCGCCACGCCGACGACTGCGCCGATCCGGCTCGTCCGACCTGTTCGGTGTCGGTGATCGAGCGACGCATCGAGCTCGTGGGAGACCTCACCGCCGACCAGCGCTCCAAGCTGGCCGAGATCGCCGACAAGTGCCCGGTGCACCGCACCCTCGAGGGCGAGGTGCGCGTGGTGACCGACCTCGTCTCGGCGTCCGACCCCTGA
- a CDS encoding NAD(P)/FAD-dependent oxidoreductase gives MTTNDTADVVVIGMGPGGEDVGGRLAEAGLDVVGIDYELVGGECPYWGCIPSKMMIRAAHLLAEARRIPGMAGQASVVPDWAPVAKRIRDEATTNWDDTIAVERFEGKGGRFIRGRGRITGPGEVTVDDRVITARRAIVVATGTSAAIPPIPGLDQVAYWTNREAIEAEQLPASLIVLGSGAVGVELAQTFARFGVDVTVVEALDRLVPLEEPEAGEVLAGVFTEEGIGVRTGARATSVAAAGDGVRVELEGGETLDAERLLVATGRRADLSAVGVAAVGIDEDQRWVPVDDHQRVTDGVWAVGDITGKGAFTHIALYQSAIAVADILGEDHEPASYHALPRATFTDPEIGSVGLTEADARSAGLDVSVGFAKVPHTARGWLHKAGNEGFIKLVADTDDGVLAGATAMGPNGGEVLGLLTVAVHARVPVASLRQMIYAYPTFHKGIEDALRDLRA, from the coding sequence ATGACGACGAACGACACAGCAGACGTGGTGGTCATCGGCATGGGACCCGGCGGTGAGGATGTCGGTGGACGCCTGGCCGAGGCCGGACTCGACGTGGTCGGCATCGACTACGAGCTCGTGGGCGGCGAGTGCCCCTACTGGGGGTGCATCCCGTCCAAGATGATGATCCGAGCTGCTCACCTGCTGGCCGAGGCTCGCCGCATCCCGGGGATGGCGGGGCAGGCCAGCGTGGTTCCCGACTGGGCACCGGTGGCGAAGCGGATCCGCGACGAGGCGACCACGAACTGGGACGACACCATCGCCGTCGAGCGCTTCGAAGGCAAGGGTGGCCGCTTCATCCGTGGCCGGGGCCGCATCACCGGGCCCGGCGAGGTCACCGTCGACGACCGGGTCATCACCGCCCGGCGAGCCATCGTGGTCGCCACCGGCACCAGCGCGGCGATCCCGCCGATCCCGGGGCTCGACCAGGTCGCGTACTGGACCAACCGCGAGGCCATCGAGGCCGAGCAGCTGCCGGCGTCGTTGATCGTGCTCGGCAGCGGCGCGGTCGGTGTCGAACTGGCCCAGACCTTCGCCCGCTTCGGCGTCGACGTCACCGTCGTCGAGGCCCTCGACCGGTTGGTGCCGCTGGAGGAACCAGAGGCGGGTGAGGTCCTCGCCGGGGTCTTCACCGAAGAAGGGATCGGCGTGCGGACCGGTGCCCGGGCGACCTCGGTGGCCGCGGCGGGCGACGGCGTCCGCGTCGAGCTGGAGGGCGGCGAGACCCTCGACGCCGAACGCCTGCTGGTGGCCACCGGACGCCGTGCCGACCTCTCGGCGGTCGGGGTCGCAGCGGTGGGCATCGACGAGGACCAGCGTTGGGTGCCGGTCGACGACCACCAGCGCGTCACCGATGGCGTGTGGGCGGTCGGTGACATCACCGGCAAGGGGGCGTTCACCCACATCGCGCTCTACCAGTCGGCGATCGCGGTCGCCGACATCCTCGGAGAGGACCACGAGCCGGCGAGCTACCACGCCCTGCCTCGCGCCACCTTCACCGACCCCGAGATCGGATCGGTCGGGCTGACCGAGGCCGATGCCCGCAGCGCCGGCCTCGACGTCTCGGTCGGGTTCGCCAAGGTTCCCCACACCGCCCGCGGCTGGCTGCACAAGGCCGGCAACGAGGGCTTCATCAAGCTCGTCGCCGACACGGATGACGGGGTCCTCGCCGGCGCCACCGCCATGGGACCCAACGGCGGCGAGGTGCTGGGCCTGCTCACGGTCGCGGTCCACGCTCGAGTCCCCGTCGCGTCACTGCGGCAGATGATCTACGCCTACCCGACCTTCCACAAGGGGATCGAGGACGCGCTGCGCGATCTCCGCGCCTGA
- a CDS encoding RNA polymerase sigma factor: protein MAVGEDFPDVLMAAQAGADHAIGQLFAAHNPELVRYLDGRARGFGDDLAQEVWIAAARNLRSFTGDEQAFRAWLFSIARSKLIDHGRRLTRQPASPTDPHIMEDTSRAEVPIDALTSNEAIAELVDGLSDQQADIVLLRVVGGFSVDEVAAIIGKRPGAVRVAQHRALRRVADRLEERGVTR, encoded by the coding sequence ATGGCCGTTGGAGAGGACTTCCCCGACGTGCTCATGGCGGCCCAAGCTGGTGCCGACCATGCCATCGGCCAACTGTTCGCGGCTCACAACCCGGAACTGGTCCGCTACCTCGACGGGCGGGCACGGGGATTCGGCGACGATCTGGCCCAAGAGGTGTGGATCGCTGCTGCAAGGAACCTGCGGTCTTTCACCGGGGACGAACAGGCATTTCGCGCCTGGCTGTTCTCGATCGCTCGGTCCAAGCTCATCGACCACGGGCGCCGTCTGACCCGCCAACCCGCGAGCCCGACCGATCCCCACATCATGGAGGACACCTCCCGAGCGGAGGTTCCCATCGATGCGCTCACCTCCAACGAGGCCATCGCCGAGCTCGTCGACGGTCTCAGCGACCAGCAGGCCGACATCGTGCTGCTCCGTGTCGTCGGCGGGTTCAGCGTCGACGAGGTGGCAGCGATCATCGGAAAGCGACCGGGGGCGGTGCGGGTCGCCCAGCATCGTGCGCTGCGTCGGGTCGCCGATCGACTCGAGGAACGGGGTGTAACACGATGA
- a CDS encoding class I SAM-dependent methyltransferase has protein sequence MIRDRFRPDWPHYLERFHTERPGITEDLLLDCRDDNGRDPYQWLASGVTSGGRVLDLACGSGPMHGLLGPGWIGVDRSAEELDRAVANDAGPVARADALALPMPSHSVDAVVCSMALMLVSPLTRALEEMRRVLVPGGALHVMVPARRPLTAGDTRRYLRLYLALVSPARFPPSPLRRHPTRVLAEAGFSASTIEHRRFDYPLVDPASGRRLVDALYLPGVAAPRLDRASRVAERWIGSALGIALQRIVARRDH, from the coding sequence GTGATCCGCGACCGGTTCCGACCTGACTGGCCGCACTACCTGGAGCGGTTCCACACAGAGCGACCGGGGATCACCGAGGACCTGCTACTCGACTGTCGAGATGACAACGGTCGCGACCCCTACCAGTGGCTGGCCAGCGGTGTCACCTCCGGAGGTCGCGTCCTCGATCTGGCCTGCGGGAGCGGTCCCATGCACGGCCTCCTCGGACCGGGCTGGATCGGAGTCGACCGATCGGCCGAGGAGTTGGATCGAGCGGTGGCCAACGACGCGGGGCCGGTGGCGCGAGCCGACGCGCTGGCGCTGCCCATGCCCTCCCACAGCGTCGATGCGGTGGTGTGCTCGATGGCGCTCATGCTGGTCTCGCCGCTCACCAGGGCGCTCGAGGAGATGCGGCGGGTCCTGGTGCCCGGCGGGGCCCTCCATGTGATGGTGCCTGCACGCCGGCCGCTGACCGCCGGCGACACCCGTCGCTACCTGCGCCTCTATCTCGCCTTGGTCTCGCCCGCCCGGTTCCCGCCATCGCCGCTGCGGCGTCACCCGACCCGGGTCCTCGCCGAAGCCGGGTTCAGCGCCTCGACCATCGAACACCGGCGCTTCGACTACCCGCTGGTCGACCCTGCATCCGGCCGGCGCCTCGTCGACGCCCTGTACCTGCCGGGTGTCGCGGCTCCTCGCCTCGACCGAGCCAGCCGGGTCGCCGAACGGTGGATCGGATCAGCGCTCGGCATCGCGCTCCAGCGGATCGTCGCCCGGCGCGACCACTGA